TTCGGGCAAAACCGGAATCAGATCGGGTCGGTGGGTTTGTGTCCTGACTGCAGTTCGGGGGCATCAGGCCAGTCGTTTCACCGTGGGAGCCTCAGCCTCCACATCTGTAGCTGGCCATGGTGCTCTGACCTCACGAGACGGGGGGTGCGCGGGCCTGGTGCCTGCAGAGCGGCGCTCAGGCGGGGCGGCCGTGTGTCTGATGTGCCCTGTGCAGCTGGCGGCTGGGGGAGTCTGTAGGCACGTgtcttcccccagcccccagcgtGTCATGTAGTTCAGAGCTGCTAGGATGGGGGCGTCTGTGAGCCCTGTCTTTGCTGTCATCCTGCCCCACGCCAACATCTTCTCTTGAGTTAACCACTGAAGTAGTTTCCTAACTGCTCTGCTTTCCTTCTGGCTGCCCGAAACTCCGTCTCCACAGTGAGCTTTACACAGCCGAAACCAGTACCGTCCCCGCCGTGTGCCTCGAGCCCCCCATGGTATCCCGTGGCACTGGGGTATCTGAGCATCAAGCTCCAGCCCCTTCCCCCGGCCTGGGGACGGGCCCGCCTCACCCCTCTGCTTCTCTAGGAAGGTGAAACCCTTTCCTGTCTGGAAGCCATGCACATTCTGTTCTCTCTGCTTAGAATGGCTTCTCCCCGCTTTTCAGAGCCTCCGTACCCCCCTCCACCTCCGGCTCTGCTGCCTAAGAGGCTTCCCTGACACCCTATGCCCAAGCTCTTCCTGGTTTTCTCTAATCTGCACCCTGTTCCTTTTGGTTTGGCCAAACTCCTTCTGACGTGTGATTGTACCTTTGAGTGTTTACCTGTTTATATTCTGTCTCTTCCGTTAGCTTCACAACCCACGAGGGCTGTGATTCTGTTTCCACTGCCAGCAGAGTGTGTGGTAATACAAGGAAGACctctgaataaaataatgaaccaGTAGGGGAGAAAGGCCCTGGTGCAGGGGGTCACGGAGAAGGCTGAGACCAGCTGTTCCCCGAATGAAATCAGCTGCTATTCCTCATCTAAGACGATTTAGCGTAAAAGTAGTTTTTCATACGTGCAGGATCCAGCAGTTTTGAGAAGTTCAGATGTGGGTGGATTCCAGTTGTTTTGaactccaccaggaagccatcCCCTGGGATCCCTCTGTGTACAGAGGACTCCGTGTCTAATATTGCTTAGAAAAAAGTCACGTAAAAGCAGCAgcatagggacttccttggtggtccagcggttaggactccgtgctcccaatgcaggggggcccaggtttgatccctggtcagggaactagatcctgcatgccgcaactaaaagatcctgcatgcgtcagcgaagatcccgtgtgctgcaactaagacctggcgaagccaaataaataagtaagtaagtaaataaatatttttttaaaaggcagcatAACGTGGTGTAAGGAACAGAGGCCTGAAAGTCCTGACTTATTGGTCTTTGGTTCTTGTATTGCCTTTGTTACTTAAAGACTTTGTATGTCtggttcctcatttgtaaaataagagaaGTTGGACTAGAAAAGATGAAAGTCCCTTCCAGTTTGTATGAGCATGCTTTTGGCTGCAGGTAACAGTGACTTAAGCAATCTAGACCATCAATTATCTCTTGAACTACAATATGGAGCCATGATAGTTCTAGGGTTGGTGTAGTGGTTCAAAGACACCATCAAGGACCTGGactctttcctcccttctgcttcgccatttgctttgttttcaggCTCAtgcctcatggtcacaagatagCTGCTGCAGCTCTAGGCATCACAGCCTCCCATAAGAGCATCAAAAGCAGAAAGGGATGAGTATGGGGAGGAGCTCTCCTTGTGGGTCTCTCTCCTTTTATCAAGTAAAACTTTTCTTGGAAGTACCCTAGCAGACTTCCTTTAGTCACATTATCCATCCCAGACCATGACTGACAAGAGACTATGCTAACCCCAGACCTTACTCATCCCCCGGGGCTGGTCTGTGTTCAGCTGCACAGCTCAGTGCAGTTGAGTCCCGTGAACAGTGGGGGCGTGGCTGCCTCGTGGGCCTTCAGGAGGCGGTGGCCTTGTTACCCTACAGGGACTGATTGCATTCTTCACGTCTCTGGCAAGGCAATGGccaggaaaaacatttttataaggaATGGCTTTACATTCCTGCATGAGGAGGGAAGCAGAAAGGATTTGGAAATAGATGGATTTATTGGCCCAGAAAAGTTCAGCGAGCAGCTGCACCCAGCAGGTCCTCTGTAGTCAAGACCCCACAACTGAGCTGCCCTCATAGGGAGCAGAGAAGAGGAGGGACCACTGTCAACATAAGGCAAGACATCAGTTAACTGCCCCCGCAAACTGGACCCATTCTGCTGCCTGTCCAGGCCACAGCATCAGGCATTCCTAATAAGCAGAATCCCGTTTTAAAGCTGTCTGGTAACAAGCCAGGAATGTGTTTGTAATGGCCACCTTACTAAGAACCTCCAAtgggccaggcactatgctagctCCTGGGGACACCAAATCAAAGGGACAAGGTCCAAGCCCTTAAAAGGCTGAACACCTGTGAGAGATAAACAGACTCTATGACAGGTGTGTGTCTGGGGCCAGAGAGTGGGAGAGGCCACCTTTCCCTGCGAAGTGAGCAGGAAAGGAGGTGACCTTTGAGCCAGGAGAGCAGCCGGGCCAGGACGCAGCAGCTCTCTGGAACAGCAGGCAGGGGCACTTGGGGCTGTGGCCTGAGGGCTCCGAGGTCCGTGCTGAGAAGCGTGAGCTTAATCCTGCAGGCGAAGGAGATCGGACGCTTCCCACAGACGAGTCTTAAGAGAATGTGTATCCAGTTATTTCCCAGTTCTCTTCCCAGAGGTTAAGtaaagattttatttcatttttttcaatacatTATGTTAAATACATATTATGGACCAGTTATGAATAGCAGAGTTTATACCTTCGCTATAAACCATATATGGACTACCTTGTAGCAAAACGTCCAAAATGTGTATTATGATTTTTAGAgattttaaataagatttaatgGTCTAAAAATTACTAAAAAGATTTGATATTTGCTAAGTTCTTTCCCAATTTTTATCAACTTCGCCGCTAGCCGAGACAGCCAGGGACGCTGCTAGAACTCTCGTTCTCCAGCATCTTACCGGGGAATTCAGGGGGATGACTCTTCCTAGGGTGTTGGTGGGAGACCGACCAGAAGGCTTCTCGCCCAGAGTCACCAGGTGGGGCTGCCTGACTCCAGGGGCCTCCGGTCCTCACTTGTTGGGTGTTTGTTCAAGGGCATCTTATCAGTGAAGCCTCCCTGCCAGACCTCTTTAACACTAGTCCCTGCCACAGCTCACCTtcctcactctttttcttttttcacactaTACATCTCCTTCTAACATACCGTATAATTTACTAACCTATGCTTGTTGTTTATTATGATCTGTCTCCCCTGCTAGAATGTAGGTCCCTGAGAAGCAGGGGTCTTGTGGGTTCTGTTCCCTGGTGTATCTCGACCCCCAGAACTGTGTCTCATAGGAGACCCAGACCCAAGGTCAAGTATCTAGGTGATTAGAAAGCAGCCTTTAAGAATTCTCCACTTGTTCTCCTCGACCATGACTTGTCATTAGACAGAGGTGAGTTATTAAGAATGAAAATCTTATTGAGCTTGTTAGAGCAAAGCTGTTTATACCTGTTTGCAAGCTGTTAGTGTTGAGGGTAAAAGGCCATGGTGCCCTCTGAGGCTGAACAGTAGAGGCTGTTGGGGGtaaaggaacaaaaagcagaggtgTGGCGTCTTGGACTTTGGTGGCAGAGTGCTGTACGCTGACGGTAACAGATGCTGTTCTTTTCTACAGGTATAAGAGTCTGGTCACTGGGGCCCGAGCAAGAGGGGTCATTGCTGTCCTCTGGGTCCTTGCCTTTGGCATCGGCCTGACCCCGTTCCTGGGGTGGAACGGTAAAGACCATGCCACCAATTGCACGGAGCCCTGGGATGGAACCACAAATGCAAGCTGCTGCCTTGTGAAGTGTCTTTTTGAGAACGTGGTCCCCATGAGCTACATGGTGTACTTCAATTTCTTTGGGTGCGTCCTGCCCCCGCTGCTCATAATGCTGGTCATCTACGTCAAGATCTTCCTGGTGGCCTGCAGGCAGCTCCAGCGCATGGAGCTCATGGACCACTCGAGGACCATCCTCCAGCGGGAGATCCACGCGGCCAAGTCCCTGGCCATGATTGTTGGGATCTTTGCTCTGTGCTGGCTGCCGGTACACGCCATCAACTGTGCCTCACTCTTTCAGCCAGACTGGGCCAAGGAGAAGCCCACGTGGGCCATGAACACGGCCATCCTCCTGTCGCACGCCAACTCGGTCGTCAATCCCATTGTCTATGCCTACCGGAACCGAGACTTCCGCTACACTTTCCACAAAATCATCTCCAGGTATGTTCTCTGCCGGACAGACGTCCGCAAGAGTGGGGATGGGCAGGCAGGGGCGCAGCCTGCTCTCCAGGCGGGCCTGTGACCTAGGCTCTGGCCTCGTCGAGAAGGCACAAGTTCAGTAACAAAGGGACAGGGCGTGGCCAGCGGATTCTCACTGGAAGGACAGCTGCACCTCACAGGCCAGCGGGTTGCCTCTTCGGAGCACTTCCCTGGAGGTACCGCGTACCTAGTTAATATGCACACGTTACAAGTAGGTTCTGAGGGTCGGCAGATGTGTTTATGGTTCTCTGGCTGCTCTTGCTGATGATGCTGACGACTTGAATGGATTGTAAaaggaagttttgtttttttaagagtcTACCTCTTTCATGGTAGAAAATGACTGAAACTATTTTACTGTGAAACACTGTGAACTATTACAATACAAATACTTAACTTAGCAGGCGATGGAAAAAGTTGGACATACTAAAAATATGTACTTGTTCTGAGGAAGGTGACCaggaaaattaaaagtataattcTTCAATCAAGGCACTTTCATGTTAGGGAAAGACAGGCTCATAAGTTCTTAAGTAGAATGTCATCAGATGACAGGTTTGGTGACAATCTTTTCCATGTACAGCAAACTACCCTAAAGGAAGAAACTGGAGAAGTGGGATCCCTCCGCCACCAGATTCTGTTTCCCCCTTCCAGAGCTAGAGAGTGAATTTTACTTCTCTCCTAAGTTCCAGTTTGGCCAAGTTGCTGGAATCCAAAGTGAAAATGTTATTAAGGAAAGTTAGAGAATTGTGTTTATGTATGaggtgaaataaaaataaaacttaaaaaaaaatacagtttaggGTGCTGCGCCGGCTTGCTGTGCAGAGCTCACCTACTTTCTGTTCTTTATTCTAAAATAAGTTTACACCCGAGCCCAAGTTTGCCAAGTAGCACAGTCTTGATAGGTTTTATTCGCCACACCTCGACCTGAGAGAAGGCTCTGCCACCCCAGAGCCCTGTGCCACCTGCGGCCTTTCCCACAGTCATTCATTAGCGCCTCATATTTCGGGGCACAGGGCTGGATGGTGTCCGAGGCTGCAAAGCCATCTATTTCACCTGTCTGGCCGCCGACTCAATTCCTTCCGCAGTAACCCTGCGAGCATGCTGCAGGCTCACGAACCCCTAGAGAGACAAGGAAAGCCTGTCCTTCTAGGACCCCGTTCCAGCTGTGGACAGCCTTCCCCGTGAAAAGTTCCATCCTGTGCCGAAATCCGTCTCGTGTTCCTTTCCATCCGTCATCGCTCCTTTGCTCTCTCTTAGGGTCCAGACGAGTCCCGCTGATCTCCCTCCCAGCATCCTCTTGGGATCTCTCAGCCTTTTCTTCCTCAGACTGGAAATCCCCAGCAGCGTCTTCAGCTTCCTTCATCTGGCTTGTTACAAAGCTCAGAAGTGCAGGCAGAGCAAACCGGCACTTCCTTGTCCTAGGTACTACCTTTCTCACAATACAGCCTATTGAATCAGCTGTTTTGGCCTCAACACCACAGATTCTGCAGCTCACTGAAACCAGAACCCTGATGTCTTTTTATCTTTGCTGCCATTTAGCCACATCTCCGCTCTCATCTTTTACTGCAGAAAAATTTTCTGGACCCAAGAAAAAGGACTGATGCTTATTTATCTAAACTTCAGCTTGCTGTTTCACCTACCGTTCCAACCTCTTAAAAATGACTAGTACTCTAGTCACTTAAGAATCTGACTAATTATGATCATGACATGATGTTAGGCTTTGGAGTCTAAAATGCTTGATTCCATCTGGAAATTTTCTACCCAAGGGGCTTGGAGGCTGGTTCAGACTTTGCACGAGGGTTTCAAACCATACACACATCCTGGGCCCAACCCACAATGTCTCCTGCAGCCCAGCGGGGAGAGGACAGCGACAAGAAGTCTGGTTCACGTCTCCGCCGCGTGAATCACGCGTGACAAGCTACATGTGTCTCTGGACAGGACTCCTATGTTGAAAGACAGTGATGCTCCATCTGCGCCATTTATGATGCTTCTTGTGTCTTTTCCATCAATAGTACATCAGTCAGTTGCTTGTCAGAGACGCTCAGCTGCTGACAGGTCCTCATAACCTGACTAAGATAAACTGCCAAGAGGTGCTTGCACTGGAATACAAAACACACAAACCAGTTAGAAGCTGGAGGGGCCGGGCTAACCCAGACCTCTCACCACCATCACATGTAGCAGGAAAGGAGTGGGGCACATAGACTGTGCGCCTCTAACTCACTGCCTGAAACTGCAGACAAAGATGACACCTTCTAGGAGGCAGTGGGGACAAAGGAGGTTTTCCTTTGCCTGTTGTTTGGGGCAACAGTTTAGATCCAGCTGGTACAGGTAAAACCAAGGGAAAACCGAGACAGGCTCTTTATTTTAGTCctaaattatatttctttcttcctcgCCTTCAGAAAGCTGTTAATAGCGATGGCTAACGTTCCTTgaggtactgtgctaagtgcttcttAAAGTTTATCTCACTTAATAAGAGAGAATTATTTAATAATGAGATAAtaagattatctcatttaagcccCCCAGGGGGATAGGTCTTATCCCCATCTTACACACATGTTCAGAGTCTGCAGTGTAGTCCCTTCACCGCTATTAGACTTCCGGGGCGCGGTGTcggaggcaggggcaggggtggcaggaccCTCACATATCTCGGCCTGTAACACCTCTGGGGAGAGGACCTGTGCTGGACCTTGTATCATAGCACACACAGCTTAGGTTACTGGAGGGCCTGCCTGAACCCtgtcattttacaggtgaaatcAGCTGTGAATGTGGCTTCTTGTACAATGGGACATTCAACCTGCCACCCAGTTCCCGAGGTGTGTAATTAACAGTGtaaaagaaaggggaagaattCAGTGGGTGCTATAATTTTCTTCCTTGGCAAGACAAAAAATAGCTACCTGCTCTCGGCTGGGTAGTGCTTTCTCCTGTGGAATCAGGAGTTTTGTGAGTATGTCTTGTCCCTGCTTGATGCCCTGGACTCCGTGAAATCAGCAGAGGCACCGATGTACTCTCCTGCCCCCGTGAAAGTCGAGCACGGCTAAGTGCCAGGCTGTCTCATGGGGAGCAGGAAGAAACACCTCAAGGCTGGACGTGGAGTTGGGGGTATGCAAAGTTGCCAGCATCCAATTTAGTTCCTATTTTTATTGGGCCAACTAGTTCCCCAGTTGCCAACTTTGGGGATTACCTGTCGCCCTCCCCACAGCTTCATCTGTgaccttttaaattaaaatgggaAATTGGTGTAGTTCTAAAAATGACACGGCATTTTGGGAGGGTAAACCCAAAAGAGAGGACTAACTGAAGTCAAGGAGAAGAAACTACTGTCTGTTTCCCCATGTAGTAAAATCCCCATTTTGTGCAGCTCTTAAACGACGCAGCGAGGGCCCACAGTCTCTCTCCTAGCTCAGCTGCAGTTGGGGGGCCCTTCCCATCCTCACCAGGAGGCTGTCACCCTTCCGCAGCACTGAGAAGGCAAATGCCGGACACGAGCAGTAATGACAAGAGGCCAAACACACGTATGTTCTACCGGAACTTCCAAGTACCTAGAAAGGAAAGGACAGATGGGATCAGACTTGGAAAGGTGTGCTGGAAAACCACTCCCTTCCCCCGAATTTATCTGCCTGATGACTCAGAGCTGCTCTGCGCTGGAAAGAACCGAAAGAACCGTAGGAACACTTCCGCAGAAGTGGAAACTCGACTTCCCTGCCTGCGGGACCTTCCCGCTGCCTTAGGGCTCTGCCCTTGAGGACTCCACAGGACAAAACGGAAGCGTTTTGGGTGGGTTAAACCATCCCTCTGGCTGGTGATTCAGAGGGCCCACTCCTGGGTTGACAGTAAAGAGGCAGAGGAGAAAGCCCCCTCATCTGCACGTCATCGTGGTGTTTCTCAACCTCTGGTATTGCACAACATGTGTGTAAATGTCTAAAGCTTCCACCATACGTGTGAAGGGAGTCTGAAAACAGGTGAAGGCTTAGCGGTGAGGCAGAAAGATAGGCCTTCAGAAGAAAACGGGAAAGGGCTTCTGAAAAGCATCTGAGAACAGGAGGAATGTAGAAAGCAGAGAATCTTGTAACGGGATGACTCGGCTGCTCGGGCAGCTGTCTCCGAGCGCGGCAAGCCCAGATCTGCCTGTTCCCCAGCAGGATGGAAGGAGCGCACAGATACGAGGGCTGGGAACACGCTCGTCCAAGAGCAGACGGCCTGCTGTCAGTTGGTGAGGAGGAGCCGTCCAGGGAAATGACGCTGCATCTGGAGTGTGACTGGACAAACGAGAAATCGCCTGTTTATGTCTCCACCACAAAGCGGCCAAAGACACAGCTGAGGGCTTCATTCCTACAGTTAagtctgcagggcttccctggtggcagtggttaagaatccgcctgccaatgcccgggacacaggttcgagccctggtctgagaagatcccacatgccgcggagcaactaagcccatgcaccacaactactgagcctgcgctctagagcccgcgagccacaactactgaagcccatgcgcctagagcccgtgctccgcaacaagagaaggcaccgcaatgagaagcccacgcaccgcaacgaagagtagcccctgctcaccgcaactagagaaagcccgtgcgcagcaacaaagacccaacacggccaaagataaataaaataaatttttaaaaaagcattctgCAAACTGTTGGCAAAAGGAGTGTCCTGGGCACGCGGCGCCACCCCAAGGGCTAGCTCACATGAACCGCCACTTAGGGGTTGCCACAGGGCTCCCACGTTTTGCAGGCTCTGAGGTGGCAATCTACATGAAAAGGCCAGGACTTAAAAAGCAACAAATGCCAgagcttttctttctcctcacaGAGAATAAAGCAGCAGGTAAGGCTTCAACCGAGCAACAGCAGTGTTCAGGCACGAGCTGTGCCTGTTTGTCAAATGTCCTGGCATTCACGTGACGCGGCCATGTCGCTACGGTTTCTTGACCAAGTCAGGAGAATTCCTTGGGGGCTGCAAGATTACCAGAAATGGCCCATGACTGGGTAAGAAGATGCCTACTCTTCCCATTAAAAATTTCAGCCCCAGTTACAAATCAGGTGTGAAGAAAATCACGTTACATATTTCCAGTCCTGAGGCGCTGACGTGTTTTCAGTGGTGGACGCTGAGGATGAGTGCAGGAATCTCCCCAGTATCTGGAAAACATAGGCTGAAGGGAGAGCATTAAAGCAGATTGTTTCCCACTCAGTCCTGCAAGAAAACCCGTCAACATCCAGCAGTGACACCAACAATTCTTGGGTCTCCAAACTGTCACCAATGAATAAAAAACTTCAGATTTCTTCTTCTCTCTGGATTTACATTTAACTAGGCATAAGCCTCTGGAATTCTACACTGATAAGTTCCTTCTTATGGTGGGTCCCCAGCCCATCAGAATACTCTCTGGATGAAGCCGAGTGCCGGGTGGGACGGGGTGAGTTTCTACAAGAGGCTCCCTTGCTGATCCTTTCAAAGGCTGGCTAGGACTCAAAACGTTCAGCCGCCCGAGGCAGTGAATACTGTAAACGAACAGTCAGTTCTGAATTTGCTTCTTCTTTATCGAGCAGTGGACAACTAACGAACCCAATAATCAGGCAGAGATCTGAGTTAGATACGTTTAGAACTAGAAATTGACCTCAGGGACCGTCTAACTCACTTCCTTCGCGCTTCAATGGAAAAACCACCTCCTCTTACGGGAACTGCTCCCAGTCCAGCCACTCAGAGCCTGGAATGTTTATCCCCAGAAggagagagcttttaaaaaaagaaatgcagggcatccctggtggcgcaagtggttgagagtccgcctgccgatgcaggggatgcgggttcgtgccccggtctgggaggatcccatgtgccgcggagcggctgggcccgtgagccatggccgctgagcctgtgcgtcc
Above is a genomic segment from Mesoplodon densirostris isolate mMesDen1 chromosome 18, mMesDen1 primary haplotype, whole genome shotgun sequence containing:
- the ZSWIM7 gene encoding zinc finger SWIM domain-containing protein 7, with protein sequence MAVAAGTLTLPAVVEELLSEMAAAARDGSPIPDEHLLSLKFVFGSSAVQALDLVDRQSVTLISSPSGRRVYQVLGSSGRTYVCLASCHYCSCPAFAFSVLRKGDSLLCKHLLAVYLSQVMRTCQQLSVSDKQLTDVLLMEKTQEAS
- the ADORA2B gene encoding adenosine receptor A2b; this encodes MQLELAQAALYVVLELALAALAVAGNVLVCAAVGASSALQTPTNYFLVSLAAADVAVGLFAIPFAVTISLGFCTDFHSCLFLACFVLVVTQSSIFSLLAVAVDRYLAVRVPLRYKSLVTGARARGVIAVLWVLAFGIGLTPFLGWNGKDHATNCTEPWDGTTNASCCLVKCLFENVVPMSYMVYFNFFGCVLPPLLIMLVIYVKIFLVACRQLQRMELMDHSRTILQREIHAAKSLAMIVGIFALCWLPVHAINCASLFQPDWAKEKPTWAMNTAILLSHANSVVNPIVYAYRNRDFRYTFHKIISRYVLCRTDVRKSGDGQAGAQPALQAGL